ATACCTATACCCAGTAAAAACCTCACTGTGAATAACTCCCAGAAGTTCGTTACAAAGGCCGAGAGAGCGCCGAAGACCACGAAGAATACTAAGTCATAGATATAGAGCAGTCTTCTACCCATCCTATCAGCAATTGGCCCAAATAGTACGGCGCCCAGGGCAACACCTATGAAGGCTGACGCCGCTAATAGGCCGATCTCTACGGGTGTTAACCTCCATAATGGCTTTAAATAAAGTAGTGCGGCACCTATTATTAATGTGTCGTAAGCATCCACGAATTGCCCCATGGATGCCGTGAACCAAGCAAGCCAAAAGTATTTACCAAGCTTCCTCAGTGGCAGGTCATCGTAATTAACGCCCTTTATATTACCTGCATCATTCATTGGTCAGCAATATTAACAGCTATTAATATGCATTACTCTATAGACATTCGAGGATCCGCAATAATTCAAACAATGAATTAATTATAAAGTCTGGCTTTGGATTAATGTTATCGTTAATATCTCCAGTATTTAAGGAATTATATCTTTTAATAATTCCTACGTACATCCCCACAGCCTTAGGCCCAGGAACATCAGTACTTACTCTATCACCAATATAAATCACCTCATTACCTGGCATACCCAGTATATGTAACGCTCTTATGAATGGTTCAGGATGCGGCTTTACATATTTCGTATCATCACCAGCAACTACTATTAAGTCAAAAAACTCATCAATTCCATCCCTACGTATTCTACCCCTCTTAAGACCTGGCTCACCATCAGTATTCGTCACTATACCAAGCCTAAAGCCACACCTCCTTAATTCACTTAGGGTAGGCATGACATCAGGGAACAACCTACTTCTTAAACGCCATGAATCCCAATAAACTCTAACGAGTTTATTAATTTCGTCAATACTTAATTCAACATTCAATGCCTTAGCTACCTCCTTAAACCAAATCCTCCTATCAAATTGACCAACGGACTCCATCCTGATCTCAACATCCTTAATTACCCCGAGTATGTGATCCTGATCAAAATTAGTGATTGATGATAACTCATAAGCAATAACCTGTCTCGCATAATTTCTTGCCTCACTAACGTCCATTATCGTGTCATCATAATCAAATAGTACTGCCCTCACGTTAATCTTCTCATTAAGCACCATACGTACTAACTAATGTTAATAGCATATAGGCTATATCCTTTATTGAGTCGAGTACATCATCGATGCCGAATATTAGGCTCATACTGCTCATGAACTCCACATATGTTAACTCCTTGGCATTTGAATACAACTTATCAAGGGCTGAATCCTTTATATCGTCAACCTCCTCCTCAAGCTTCTGTATACCCATGACCATAACCCTAATGTCACTAAAGCTCTTCTTATCCAGGTTATTCATTATTTCAAGAAGCATTCTCAGGGCTTCCTTACCTATCCTAAGCATTTCCAGGAATTCCTCTCCAAGGAACTTCCTGACCGGCTCAGTATTGCATAGGTAATACGTACGTCTCAACTCCCTTGATAATACGTGAATACCATCAAGTATATCATCTGACTTATTGAGTATTGTATCCATGATCGATGCTGTGGTTATTGGAACAGCCCCCTTAAGTACTGAGTCATTTACCTGCCTAACAATCTCATCACCCTCACGCTCAAGTGCAGCTATCTCCCTCATACCCTCGGAAACCTTGGTCTTACTAACACTGTTATCCTCCACAGCACTTAAGACCATGTCCTCAAGTATAGCTATTGCCCTCTGACTAAGCTCAATATGAGTCACTAACCTACCCAGGAACTCCCTCTCTCCCACGTAAAGCGGTGATAATATTTTTCCCCAAAAGTCTCGTATAAACCTCGACATCCTTAATGCCTGAAAATAACTAAAGAGTTATATATAAACCAATTTCTTATTTCCTGTAATAGGGCGTGATGAGGATGAACCCAACAGAACAATGATGCAGGACGCCGCTACTGATCACATCCTAGCAATCACTAGGTAAAACTTACCAATCTGCTTGCATATTGCTGGTACTTGGCCAATTCGTAATGCCGTGATGCATGGTTCACCACCACCAATCTTAGTGCTTATGTCGAGTAGGTACTTATCATCAACCTTAGCCTTACTAAAACCACCACTTATTGGGTATACGGCTAGGAAGTCATGACCCATATACTTAAACTGCATTTCCATACCGTAAATCTCGTAATAATGACTTACGGATGAACCTGTCTCCCTGATCCTTAACCTAATCGTTACGGGATTTCCCTGAGTATCCGTTGTTTTATAAATGACGTACGCGCCATCTCTCTCGAACATTGCCCAATCCCTACCGGCTAGGTAAACAATTGCATGTATATTGACAGGTACTGTCACAACCCTAGTTACCGTGTATATTGCTTGAACAACATCATTAAGGCTAAGCATCAACACCCCCTAATCGGCATTACCTATTGCCTTTTTAATCTTAACTTTTCTTTAATTGTAGAAAGTTAACGTAGGAAGTAATTCTCATACTCCTTAACGTACTGAACACTCTCCCTAACACTAAGGAACAACTTCTTGACATATTCAATATCATCCTTAGTGATCTCCTTGTGACCAACCTCCTGAGCCCTCAACTGGGCAGGCGCCAGTAACTGTATCGCATACCTAAGGCTCTCCTCAGTGCCTATCTTGGTTAACTCCTCAAGTGCGTCATTAGCCAGTGAAACCTTCTCCTCCCTAGCCCTAATCTTTATTATCTCCCTAACCTCATCAGCCATGTATGGCTTCGTTCTAATGATAATGAGCCTATCAAGCATGTCCAGCGGGACGCCATGTGGCGACTCAATATCCGTACCCCTAATCTTCGTTATACCCCTATTAGTGGCTAGGATAAGTATTGGACTCAACTCACTCTCCATAGCCCTACTAAGGTATGCCCACGTCTCCATATCAAGCATGTGGACATCATCAATAAACAACACACCAGGCACAAGCTCACCCTTCCCATCATTTATCAACTTCATTACAGATTCATCAACGGCCTTCCTAACCTCATTGGGTATTTCACGCTCCTCGGTGGCAAACCCAAATATCATTGCACTCAATAAACCCTGCTGTCTTGCCTGGTAAATGTCGAGGTCATTAAGTGTGAAGAACCTAGTGATCTCCTTCTCCTTATAGACAGGTCCCTTCGGTATCTCAATCTTCTTTTTAACATAAATATCATAGGCCTCACTACCCTCACCCTTACCCTGAATAAAGACCCTACCGGTCTCTTCATCAATCCAAATAACATCACCCTCCTCAATCCCGAGTTCAATTACTTGCTCAGCAATCTCAGCAGGGACTCTAAGTTTCTTCTCCTCATCCTTTGTGGCTAGGGTTATGGTGGCACTCCTGGGTATTTGGGCATATGGATTGTATGGGTGCCTACCGTATTGAATGTCTATGTTCTTAACAACGCCCTCGTAAACTCTACGCCACTCCCTGATCCTAACACCGATGGCGCTCCTAAGGGCCCTGGTCAGGAACTCCGTCTTCTTAACCTCCATACTATAGACCTCAGCAGCACTTATCTGTACAAATGGCGTGTCTGGACCAAGCTCCCTTGCAATGCCTATGGCTAGTGCCGTCTTACCAGTGCCGGGTGGACCGACTA
This is a stretch of genomic DNA from Vulcanisaeta moutnovskia 768-28. It encodes these proteins:
- a CDS encoding RuvB-like helicase gives rise to the protein MSNIRIEEVKPTFERIGLHSHIKGLGIRDGKVQFSADGFVGQVEAREAAYYVVKMIRAGKFGGKGVLIVGPPGTGKTALAIGIARELGPDTPFVQISAAEVYSMEVKKTEFLTRALRSAIGVRIREWRRVYEGVVKNIDIQYGRHPYNPYAQIPRSATITLATKDEEKKLRVPAEIAEQVIELGIEEGDVIWIDEETGRVFIQGKGEGSEAYDIYVKKKIEIPKGPVYKEKEITRFFTLNDLDIYQARQQGLLSAMIFGFATEEREIPNEVRKAVDESVMKLINDGKGELVPGVLFIDDVHMLDMETWAYLSRAMESELSPILILATNRGITKIRGTDIESPHGVPLDMLDRLIIIRTKPYMADEVREIIKIRAREEKVSLANDALEELTKIGTEESLRYAIQLLAPAQLRAQEVGHKEITKDDIEYVKKLFLSVRESVQYVKEYENYFLR
- a CDS encoding DUF47 domain-containing protein, with translation MSRFIRDFWGKILSPLYVGEREFLGRLVTHIELSQRAIAILEDMVLSAVEDNSVSKTKVSEGMREIAALEREGDEIVRQVNDSVLKGAVPITTASIMDTILNKSDDILDGIHVLSRELRRTYYLCNTEPVRKFLGEEFLEMLRIGKEALRMLLEIMNNLDKKSFSDIRVMVMGIQKLEEEVDDIKDSALDKLYSNAKELTYVEFMSSMSLIFGIDDVLDSIKDIAYMLLTLVSTYGA
- a CDS encoding HAD family hydrolase, whose product is MVLNEKINVRAVLFDYDDTIMDVSEARNYARQVIAYELSSITNFDQDHILGVIKDVEIRMESVGQFDRRIWFKEVAKALNVELSIDEINKLVRVYWDSWRLRSRLFPDVMPTLSELRRCGFRLGIVTNTDGEPGLKRGRIRRDGIDEFFDLIVVAGDDTKYVKPHPEPFIRALHILGMPGNEVIYIGDRVSTDVPGPKAVGMYVGIIKRYNSLNTGDINDNINPKPDFIINSLFELLRILECL